A DNA window from Naumovozyma dairenensis CBS 421 chromosome 7, complete genome contains the following coding sequences:
- the PAM16 gene encoding import motor complex subunit PAM16 (similar to Saccharomyces cerevisiae PAM16 (YJL104W); ancestral locus Anc_1.257), translating to MAHRAFVQVIITGAQVFGKAFGEAYRQAAAQSVKQGASNAARGRTGRKAEYGGITLDESCKILNVEDTANLKPEKINERFKYLFEINDKDKGGSFYLQSKIYRAAERLKWEIAERERLENEKKQEQQQGQADTNASTANNSKEDQPPKE from the coding sequence ATGGCTCATAGGGCGTTTGTACAAGTGATAATAACGGGTGCTCAAGTATTCGGGAAGGCATTCGGTGAAGCCTACAGACAAGCTGCCGCTCAATCGGTTAAGCAAGGTGCTTCCAATGCTGCAAGAGGGCGTACTGGGAGGAAAGCGGAATATGGTGGCATTACGTTGGATGAAAGTTGTAAGATTTTGAACGTGGAGGATACGGCTAATTTGAAACCAGAGAAGATCAATGAACGATTTAAGTATCTTTTCGAGATAAATGATAAGGATAAAGGTGGGAGTTTCTATTTGCAAAGTAAGATATATAGAGCTGCTGAAAGGCTCAAATGGGAAATCGCAGAAAGAGAAAGGTTGGAGAATGAAAAGAAGCAAGAGCAACAGCAAGGACAGGCAGATACAAATGCTTCTACGGCGAACAATTCGAAAGAGGATCAACCGCCTAAGGAATAG
- the GSM1 gene encoding Gsm1p (similar to Saccharomyces cerevisiae YJL103C; ancestral locus Anc_1.260), producing the protein MGRTTGISRNKSRGSPVRIACEFCHNKHLHCDVERPCQNCIKRNIGHTCKDVVKKGRQPSTYMGPNPRYLSNSDKIRSTFLSPTRNAPLKPILQDNNGAFNKYTRDVITFPVFTNSDKNDKWPGKFTTESNVNLPLKYTSQTPVLNTNAAVDNTASIPSTTTEEVKIDDSIFESLWTSEEYSKLNEILNIPDSYDYNIVSPQLTIPNLVSADNFTTNANNKQMSRSKRQYGVIVSPLADTDPATHMSLSNNKAMADFGVDEFCNPNVVEGSSPGNGQPKIKKPEDLYKYRDSIKPFDYKDSYLRLHQCLFKLFRDDKETLIKLMKDILEKYAPTLVALQTGMIKEDYISEEFYFQRVALDLESLTELYTCTPMMIWRRTGEIRFVSDEFSSLTGFNKKECLKFEGKERFVFEFWDNSTIIKYFDKFHHLLAFGSSEKCIHGNKICEDTFLRCKLLLKNGHYMECATCWTVKRDSFNIPLLIIGYFLPIFA; encoded by the coding sequence ATGGGTCGAACTACAGGTATCTCTCGAAATAAATCCAGAGGAAGTCCGGTCAGGATTGCGTGTGAGTTCTGCCATAACAAGCACCTACATTGTGATGTGGAAAGACCATGTCAAAATTGTATCAAGAGAAATATTGGCCATACTTGTAAAGATGTGGTAAAGAAAGGGAGACAACCTAGCACTTATATGGGGCCTAATCCGAGGTATCTCTCAAACAGCGATAAGATCCGGAGTACATTTTTATCGCCAACTAGGAATGCTCCACTTAAGCCGATTTTACAGGATAACAATGGAgcatttaataaatatactaGAGATGTTATTACTTTTCCAGTATTCACCAACTCGGATAAAAATGACAAGTGGCCAGGAAAATTTACAACAGAATCGAACGTCAACCTGCCTCTAAAGTATACTTCACAAACTCCTGTACTGAATACCAATGCCGCTGTTGACAATACAGCCTCTATACCTAGTACTACAACAGAAGAAGTCAAAATTGATGATTCtatatttgaaagtttATGGACTAGTGAGGAATATTCCAAGCtaaatgaaatattgaaCATTCCAGACAGTTATGATTATAATATCGTATCCCCGCAACTTACAATTCCGAACCTTGTATCTGCCGACAATTTTACTACTAAtgctaataataaacaaatgaGTCGATCGAAGAGGCAATATGGCGTGATTGTCTCTCCATTAGCGGACACTGACCCTGCGACTCATATGTCTTTAAGTAATAATAAGGCCATGGCCGATTTTGGTGTAGATGAATTTTGTAACCCAAATGTCGTTGAAGGTTCATCTCCAGGGAATGGTCAACCCAAGATAAAAAAACCAGAAGACCTTTATAAGTATAGAGATTCGATAAAACCATTTGATTATAAAGATTCGTATCTTCGATTACATCAATGTTtgtttaaattatttagGGACGACAAAGAAACATTGATTAAGCTGATGAAAGATATCTTAGAAAAATATGCTCCAACGTTGGTTGCATTACAGACAGGTATGATTAAAGAAGATTACATTAGTGAAGAGTTTTATTTCCAACGAGTAGCTTTGGACTTAGAAAGTTTGACGGAATTATATACATGTACCCCAATGATGATTTGGAGAAGAACAGGAGAGATTCGATTTGTGAGTGAtgaattttcttccttaaCTGGGTTTAATAAGAAGGAATGCCTTAAGTTTGAAGGGAAAGAAAGatttgtttttgaattttggGATAATTCTACCATAATTAAGTATTTTGATaagtttcatcatctatTAGCGTTCGGTTCCTCTGAGAAATGCATCCATGGCAATAAAATTTGTGAAGATACTTTCCTCCGGTGTAAAttgttattgaaaaatggacACTATATGGAATGTGCTACATGCTGGACTGTCAAGAGAGACAGTTTTAACATTCCATTATTGATTATCGGTTATTTTTTGCCTATATTCGCATAG
- the MEF2 gene encoding mitochondrial elongation factor MEF2 (similar to Saccharomyces cerevisiae MEF2 (YJL102W); ancestral locus Anc_1.264), with protein MGIFNAISKLRNIGIIAHIDAGKTTTTERLLYYAGKISRFGDVHTGDTTTDYLPQERARGITIQNATVSFPWNGKNINLIDTPGHMDFFFEVIKALKVLDGCVVILDAVSGVESQTENCWNLASHIPKICFINKMDRVGAGFSRTVKEVIWKLNSRVVLVNVPIFAKVNSEEQFVGVLDVVNRKVLKWDPNEPDNIDVSDVSIPNNKEFLEQFTKSRESMVETLSMFDDKLVESFLEDAEGDYLKLNPEILNESIRRVTLQNKITPVLCGSAFKNIGVQPLLDSIVNYLPSPLDVKYPEINLKNLPMKYQSQAGLVFNNNKSLCAALAFKVIHDPIRGMMVFVRVYSGTLKNGHVVHNTTTGETFKIGKLIRMNANMPEEIWQLGTGEIGVITGTSIAGKLSTGDTIISDSLKRDGLKSLNRKPEFNLQINPIVTPPPVFTISVEPKTLGNKKSMENALNILITEDPSLHVTKDAELGQTLLSGMGELHLQIAKNRLLNELNADVNVGKVMVSYKETINEPSDVTIMENENKVKFSIAIEPIQEDLSENIIHKDTETWYSLGSDNNYLVMEKNQKFSDHLEDADWPLQIPYNTIVHSLMSSCIVILQRGGKLRNFPLYACAIRVKGDWEIPLDMTSPVEILTLSRTILTKITNEVQEEGYSVLEPLMNLTIGVMGQDMGSVIQDLTSARSANVLSIDEDIISSSGEKSLEFQQIAENQYLPPDLTLNNARLGNDSVSKKIIKATAPLKEIMAYSNKLRSLTQGRASFDTTYKGMIKLNQERLRILLNE; from the coding sequence ATGGGAATATTCAATGCAATCTCCAAATTGAGGAACATTGGAATCATAGCTCACATCGACGCAGGTAAAACCACAACTACAGAAAGATTACTATATTACGCAGGTAAAATTTCAAGGTTTGGTGATGTTCATACAGGTGACACTACAACTGACTACTTACCACAAGAGCGGGCAAGAGGGATAACTATACAGAATGCTACTGTGTCATTCCCTTGGAATgggaaaaatattaacttGATTGATACTCCTGGACATATGGATTTTTTCTTCGAGGTTATTAAAGCATTGAAAGTCTTGGATGGATGTGTTGTAATTCTTGATGCCGTTTCTGGTGTTGAATCACAAACTGAAAATTGTTGGAACTTGGCTAGTCACATACCGaaaatttgttttattaataaaatgGATAGGGTTGGCGCTGGATTTAGTAGAACTGTTAAAGAAGTTATTTGGAAGCTTAATTCTAGAGTCGTCCTGGTAAACGTCCCGATTTTCGCGAAGGTTAATAGCGAAGAACAATTTGTTGGCGTCTTAGATGTAGTTAATAGAAAAGTTCTGAAGTGGGACCCTAATGAACCTGACAATATCGATGTCTCTGATGTATCTATACCAAACAATAAGGAATTCCTGGAACAATTTACCAAGAGCAGAGAGTCGATGGTAGAAACTTTATCCATGTTTGATGATAAACTAGTGGAGTCATTTTTAGAAGACGCAGAAGGAGATTACTTAAAACTGAATCCGGAAATATTGAACGAATCGATAAGGAGAGTAACACtacaaaacaaaataacACCTGTATTATGTGGGTCAGCTTTTAAAAATATCGGTGTACAACCTTTATTAGACTCTATAGTAAACTATCTTCCCTCACCATTGGACGTTAAATATCCTGAAATTAATTTAAAGAATCTGCCTATGAAGTATCAATCTCAAGCGGGTCTTGTGtttaacaataataaatctcTATGTGCCGCTCTTGCATTTAAAGTAATACATGACCCAATCAGGGGAATGATGGTATTTGTTAGAGTATATTCTGgaactttgaaaaatggacATGTTGTTCATAATACGACTACAGGAGAAACATTTAAAATCGGAAAGTTGATTCGTATGAATGCAAATATGCCTGAAGAAATTTGGCAACTAGGTACAGGTGAAATTGGTGTTATTACAGGTACATCCATTGCTGGTAAATTATCTACTGGAGACACAATTATTTCCGATTCATTAAAAAGGGACGGattgaaatcattaaatagAAAACCGGAGTTTAATTTGCAAATTAATCCAATCGTGACCCCACCACCTGTTTTCACTATTTCTGTTGAGCCTAAGACTTtaggaaataaaaaatccATGGAAAATGCCTTGAACATATTAATAACTGAAGATCCTAGTCTTCATGTTACAAAAGATGCTGAGCTAGGTCAAACTCTACTGAGTGGTATGGGAGAGTTACATTTACAAATTGCAAAAAATAGACTACTAAATGAATTAAACGCTGATGTAAACGTGGGTAAAGTAATGGTATCATATAAGGAAACAATAAATGAACCATCTGATGTAACTATaatggaaaatgaaaacaaagTTAAGTTCAGTATAGCAATCGAACCAATACAAGAGGACTTATCGGAAAATATCATCCATAAAGATACTGAAACCTGGTATTCTTTAGGCTCTGACAACAATTACTTAgtaatggaaaaaaatcaGAAATTTTCTGATCATCTTGAAGACGCTGACTGGCCATTGCAAATACCCTATAATACCATTGTTCATTCTTTGATGTCTAGTTGCATTGTTATCTTACAAAGAGGTGGAAAATTAAGGaattttcctttatatGCATGTGCAATTAGAGTCAAAGGAGATTGGGAGATCCCGTTGGATATGACTTCACCTGTCGAAATATTGACACTTTCACGTACAATCCTTACTAAGATAACAAATGAAGTTCAAGAAGAGGGTTATTCAGTATTAGAACCATTGATGAATCTGACAATTGGTGTAATGGGACAGGACATGGGCTCCGTTATTCAAGATCTAACCAGTGCGAGATCTGCCAATGTTCTATCCAtcgatgaagatattatttcatcatcaggCGAAAAATCTCTGGAATTTCAACAAATCGCAGAGAATCAATATTTACCTCCTGATCTTACTTTGAACAATGCCCGCCTAGGTAATGATTCAGTAAGcaagaaaattatcaaaGCTACTGCCCCATTAAAGGAAATAATGGCATATTCCAACAAACTTAGAAGTTTAACCCAAGGCCGAGCTAGCTTCGATACCACTTATAAAGGTATGATAAAATTAAACCAAGAGAGACttagaatattattaaatgaatga